Proteins from a single region of Butyrivibrio fibrisolvens:
- a CDS encoding carbohydrate ABC transporter permease, whose translation MNILSPVRRITSYVCLLAGIVMFVASLYMDIMKVKNDARGTLLVVGVLLIIAGLYFFPTLKHHRTIINVLFLFPLLFTFAVTVIIPLILGIYYSFTDWNGIKMTKMVGFENYAKMFNQPAFIWSILLTFLFVVFNMILVNLVGFLLALLCTTKIKGLGFFRASYFLPNLIGGIVLGYIWQFIFANVVTEIFNQPWSWLANSNTAFMAIIIVYIWQYAGYIMLIYITGLTTVPRDVLEASAIDGANAIQTLFKIKIPMIASTITICTFLTLTSAFKQFDVNLALTGGKGSIPDFMGKYLSNGTEMIALNIYTTAINDRSYSLGQAKAVLFFIILATVSIIQVRISNKKEVEM comes from the coding sequence ATGAATATACTCTCACCAGTAAGAAGAATAACATCTTATGTATGTCTGCTGGCAGGAATTGTTATGTTCGTAGCATCTCTTTACATGGATATTATGAAAGTAAAGAATGATGCAAGGGGGACACTGCTCGTTGTAGGAGTGTTACTTATCATCGCCGGACTTTATTTCTTTCCGACACTTAAACATCACAGAACAATAATCAATGTATTGTTCCTGTTTCCACTTCTTTTCACTTTCGCAGTAACAGTTATCATTCCGCTTATTCTGGGTATCTACTACTCATTCACTGACTGGAATGGTATTAAGATGACTAAAATGGTAGGCTTTGAGAATTATGCCAAAATGTTCAATCAGCCAGCCTTTATCTGGTCTATCCTGTTAACGTTTCTTTTCGTTGTATTCAATATGATACTTGTAAATCTGGTTGGATTCTTACTTGCACTTTTATGTACAACTAAGATCAAGGGACTTGGATTCTTCAGAGCATCTTATTTCCTTCCTAACCTTATTGGCGGTATCGTACTTGGTTATATCTGGCAGTTCATTTTTGCTAATGTTGTTACAGAGATATTTAATCAGCCATGGTCATGGCTTGCTAACTCCAACACAGCATTTATGGCGATCATAATCGTATATATCTGGCAGTATGCTGGTTATATCATGCTTATCTACATTACCGGTCTTACTACAGTACCGAGAGATGTACTTGAAGCATCAGCTATTGATGGAGCAAACGCTATTCAGACACTTTTTAAGATCAAGATTCCTATGATCGCTTCAACAATTACTATCTGTACTTTCCTTACACTTACATCTGCATTCAAGCAGTTTGACGTTAACCTTGCATTAACAGGTGGTAAAGGATCAATTCCTGATTTCATGGGTAAGTACCTTTCAAACGGAACCGAGATGATAGCTCTTAACATTTATACAACAGCTATCAACGACAGAAGCTATTCACTTGGACAGGCTAAGGCAGTACTTTTCTTCATAATACTTGCCACTGTATCAATTATTCAGGTAAGAATATCAAATAAGAAGGAGGTAGAAATGTAA
- a CDS encoding carbohydrate ABC transporter permease: MNREPKKSTLAIQFVIAVCIALYILFPFFLVVINSFKYNTAISEDPIGFKGASFEQFISNLDGVVNNDHFKFWNAFGTSAIITVISLVLLAMFGGMAAWVICRNNKKAWANVIYFIFIASMIIPFQVVMLPLISTFRDVGKFINISMLQSIPGIIFAYCGFGGAMTVFILNGFIKGIPFELEEAAYIDGCLPEQVFFRIIFPMLKPVIMTVTILNGMWIWNDFLLPSLMLGLNGEVKTLPVAVQAFVGSYVKDWSMILTAALLAIIPMIIVFLIGQKQIVQGMVDGAIK; the protein is encoded by the coding sequence ATGAATAGAGAGCCTAAGAAATCTACACTTGCTATACAGTTCGTTATAGCTGTTTGCATTGCATTATATATTTTATTTCCCTTCTTCCTTGTTGTAATAAACTCATTTAAGTACAATACAGCAATTTCAGAAGATCCTATCGGATTTAAGGGAGCTTCATTTGAGCAGTTTATTTCAAACCTTGATGGTGTTGTTAATAATGATCACTTCAAGTTCTGGAATGCATTTGGTACATCTGCGATCATTACAGTAATATCACTTGTACTTCTTGCTATGTTTGGTGGAATGGCTGCATGGGTTATCTGCCGTAACAACAAAAAGGCATGGGCTAATGTTATCTACTTTATTTTCATAGCTTCAATGATCATTCCTTTCCAGGTTGTTATGCTTCCGCTTATTTCTACATTCCGTGATGTAGGTAAGTTTATTAATATTTCTATGCTTCAGTCTATTCCAGGTATCATTTTTGCATACTGCGGATTTGGCGGAGCTATGACAGTATTTATTCTTAACGGCTTTATTAAGGGTATTCCTTTTGAGCTTGAAGAGGCAGCATATATTGATGGATGTCTTCCTGAGCAGGTTTTCTTTAGGATCATTTTCCCTATGCTTAAACCAGTAATCATGACAGTTACTATCCTCAATGGCATGTGGATTTGGAACGACTTCCTTCTTCCTTCACTTATGCTGGGACTTAACGGTGAAGTTAAGACACTTCCTGTAGCAGTTCAGGCATTCGTAGGATCCTATGTTAAGGATTGGAGTATGATCCTTACAGCAGCTCTCCTTGCTATCATTCCTATGATCATCGTATTCCTTATCGGTCAGAAACAGATCGTTCAGGGTATGGTTGATGGAGCGATAAAGTAA
- a CDS encoding flavin reductase has translation MHVFQPISVHDVMQGPFNFATDNMMLITAGADGKVNSTTASWGGIGFLWDKYIVNLYLREERYTRELIEASDYFTISFLDLKDYKRELKFMGMVSGKNEDKIKGARLTINYDEDTQAPFIDEASNVIICRKVLTQKLGADSFNDKSLLDEQYKDKNAGFHTMFIGEIEKIMIR, from the coding sequence ATGCATGTATTTCAACCTATAAGTGTTCATGATGTTATGCAAGGTCCCTTTAATTTCGCGACTGATAATATGATGCTCATCACTGCCGGAGCAGACGGAAAAGTTAATTCGACTACAGCTTCCTGGGGAGGTATTGGATTTTTATGGGATAAATATATAGTAAATCTGTATCTTCGTGAAGAAAGGTATACCAGAGAGCTTATAGAGGCTTCAGATTACTTTACCATCAGTTTTCTGGATCTTAAGGATTACAAGCGCGAACTAAAATTCATGGGTATGGTCTCCGGCAAAAATGAAGACAAGATCAAAGGCGCACGCCTTACGATAAACTACGATGAAGATACTCAGGCACCTTTTATAGATGAGGCTTCCAATGTTATCATCTGCCGTAAGGTACTAACCCAGAAGCTCGGCGCTGATTCCTTCAATGACAAGTCTCTTTTAGACGAACAATACAAAGACAAAAACGCCGGTTTTCATACGATGTTCATTGGCGAGATTGAAAAGATCATGATCAGATAA
- a CDS encoding GGDEF domain-containing protein, with protein sequence MENYEFSLKRLWLIPITMIFIILLLMGFNSSFFDAKVQYGYYNLSEGWDVVNENEGLEFHDVSLWDINIGKAGNYKPVTMINTIPRDRIPAAAIVFRTYYCSVEVYIGGELKYTFAKDIMESGRMCPKHYNVIPVTADCLGKELKIVLIPNEVYSFSGLSPVYFGNIEDVYRSIIADKRLPLLIGTFLCIFGFAMFITSLYMLVYHKGSIALIFAANISFDMGTYILDFNDLYHFISDADRFYTFIEYLSLYFIPLSIIVFLITSNSYFRNWIFYLCAVVDALFVIYTTVVHCLNIDHICNYLSVIHAIGFVEGILFIGRLIISIYGTLKSKKNDDITLGAVNSQSLISSIVFLIGVLIYLVCIFIDMALYLIKTNTGGNYEMNKEITFFIIGSLCFVLAILLNYFFISIEHISMDRQNRQLEGIAYTDELTGLSNRARCELELASIKKKNREGFSVISIDVDKLKTVNDTLGHNMGDALIKEFADAFAASVNDADLLGRMGGDEFIAIYKKGSESICKSAMERLVKEIEKRNAKDNRAYDLSFSYGYACSSNSGNINPRDIYMEADKNMYEMKKIHHKEGACL encoded by the coding sequence ATGGAGAATTATGAATTCAGTCTGAAAAGACTTTGGCTTATACCAATTACTATGATCTTCATTATCCTGCTGTTAATGGGATTTAACAGCTCCTTTTTTGATGCAAAGGTACAATACGGTTATTATAACCTTTCAGAAGGTTGGGACGTAGTTAATGAGAATGAAGGACTGGAATTTCATGATGTTTCTTTATGGGATATAAATATTGGAAAAGCGGGCAATTATAAGCCTGTTACTATGATAAATACGATCCCCAGGGACCGCATTCCAGCGGCAGCTATTGTTTTTAGAACCTACTATTGCAGCGTGGAAGTATATATAGGGGGCGAACTAAAATATACATTTGCCAAGGACATTATGGAAAGCGGCCGGATGTGCCCTAAACACTATAATGTGATCCCGGTTACTGCTGACTGCCTAGGCAAAGAATTAAAGATCGTACTGATCCCTAATGAAGTATATTCATTTTCAGGACTTTCTCCGGTTTATTTCGGCAATATAGAAGACGTATACAGATCTATTATCGCAGATAAGAGATTACCCCTTCTGATAGGTACTTTCCTGTGCATATTCGGCTTTGCGATGTTTATAACTTCCCTTTATATGCTTGTCTATCACAAAGGAAGTATAGCTCTTATTTTTGCTGCCAATATTTCTTTTGACATGGGAACATATATACTTGACTTTAATGATCTGTATCACTTTATTTCAGATGCAGACAGGTTCTATACATTTATCGAGTATTTATCTTTGTATTTTATTCCGCTTTCCATAATCGTATTCCTTATCACTTCGAATTCCTATTTCAGGAACTGGATATTTTATCTGTGCGCTGTAGTTGATGCATTATTCGTTATATATACAACAGTTGTGCATTGCCTGAATATAGATCATATCTGCAATTATCTTTCAGTGATTCATGCGATAGGCTTCGTAGAAGGAATACTATTTATAGGAAGACTAATAATAAGCATATATGGAACGCTTAAGTCCAAAAAGAATGACGATATTACTTTGGGCGCTGTAAACAGTCAAAGTCTGATCTCCTCTATTGTCTTTCTTATTGGCGTTCTTATCTACCTTGTGTGTATTTTTATAGATATGGCTCTATATCTTATAAAGACAAACACGGGCGGTAATTATGAAATGAACAAAGAGATAACCTTTTTCATAATAGGTTCTCTGTGTTTTGTTCTGGCTATACTTTTAAACTATTTCTTTATTTCTATCGAACATATCAGTATGGATAGGCAAAATCGTCAGCTTGAAGGCATAGCTTATACAGATGAGCTGACAGGTTTAAGTAACAGAGCCAGGTGTGAACTTGAGCTTGCATCTATTAAGAAAAAAAATAGGGAAGGCTTTTCTGTTATAAGTATAGACGTTGATAAATTAAAGACGGTTAATGATACCCTTGGTCATAATATGGGCGATGCCCTGATAAAAGAATTTGCAGATGCTTTTGCAGCTTCAGTTAATGATGCTGATCTCCTCGGAAGGATGGGAGGAGATGAGTTTATAGCCATATACAAGAAAGGCTCTGAATCAATATGTAAGAGCGCCATGGAAAGACTCGTAAAAGAGATAGAAAAACGTAATGCCAAAGATAACAGAGCATATGATCTGTCTTTTTCTTATGGATATGCATGCAGCAGTAATAGCGGAAATATAAATCCAAGAGACATATACATGGAAGCTGATAAAAATATGTATGAGATGAAGAAAATTCATCATAAGGAGGGGGCATGCTTATGA
- a CDS encoding GGDEF domain-containing protein, with protein MRKRIFFISLSIVTFIGILSLIGYILPYKPEGELTTLDGPWDIDTVDVHIKDASVDEVSEVLSSLHERDMITLSCELPDDESVSMPTILLTTRYSAIEVSCGTVRVFSMWMDRYNEHKFVGGGRFFIPVPIKPDDNRIRIKFFISEEGAYNNFDPPVFGTYHDVRSSYIRERLFPIACTCFLIVFGICFIFITLMFCYAVPNILSQLFTSILFLDLGIWMGGYYGIAQLCVDATHLVTVEMVALFLIVPLVTLIFASIGKHYTYSKNNIGAVSLAVVTMVFIVFHFMDIVHMNRTLPAYYVIGVIAFVANIIVMIDDVKKRNLPKAAMTQELGLFLFGVSMMLQMIVHILYKRNIINRNALTNNILPLGIMMYVYLYLLTYFLYVTEMYAQQQENESLTHLAYADGLTNLPNRSMWTKRMNELKRSDADYCVISMDLNGLKDVNDRLGHAFGDAYIADFATTMVETFPENVFVARIGGDEFVAVLDNSTPKEVESYIYDLTEKLRVQDVLDYGFRKSVAAGYAYRSELDEGDKNDPQKVYLIADKRMYDVKRHMHNSKRIGER; from the coding sequence ATGAGGAAAAGAATTTTTTTCATATCACTTAGTATAGTCACATTTATCGGTATATTATCTTTGATAGGGTATATCCTTCCATATAAACCAGAAGGAGAACTTACTACGCTTGATGGACCGTGGGACATTGATACTGTTGATGTCCATATTAAAGATGCCAGTGTTGATGAGGTTTCAGAAGTTTTAAGCTCATTACATGAAAGGGATATGATCACATTATCCTGTGAGCTTCCTGATGATGAGTCTGTTTCTATGCCTACGATCCTTTTAACTACAAGATATAGCGCAATAGAAGTTTCATGCGGAACCGTACGCGTTTTTTCCATGTGGATGGACCGCTATAATGAGCATAAGTTTGTTGGCGGCGGACGTTTTTTTATCCCGGTTCCCATTAAACCTGATGATAACAGGATTCGGATTAAATTTTTCATATCAGAAGAAGGAGCATATAACAACTTTGATCCTCCGGTATTTGGAACCTATCATGATGTACGAAGCAGTTATATAAGAGAAAGACTATTCCCTATTGCCTGCACATGTTTTCTTATAGTATTTGGAATATGCTTTATTTTCATAACACTAATGTTTTGCTATGCAGTTCCAAATATTCTCAGCCAGTTGTTTACATCGATACTCTTCCTTGATCTTGGCATATGGATGGGAGGCTATTATGGTATAGCACAGCTCTGCGTTGATGCAACGCATCTTGTAACTGTGGAGATGGTGGCTCTATTTCTGATAGTCCCTCTTGTTACCCTCATTTTTGCCTCCATAGGAAAACATTATACATATAGCAAAAACAATATAGGCGCAGTGTCTCTTGCGGTTGTGACTATGGTGTTTATAGTATTCCACTTTATGGATATAGTTCACATGAACAGGACGCTTCCTGCATATTATGTTATAGGCGTTATTGCTTTTGTGGCTAACATAATAGTAATGATCGATGATGTAAAAAAGCGTAACCTTCCCAAAGCTGCTATGACACAGGAGCTTGGCTTGTTCCTTTTTGGAGTATCTATGATGCTGCAAATGATAGTCCATATTTTATACAAAAGGAACATCATTAACAGAAATGCATTGACCAATAATATCCTGCCGCTTGGCATCATGATGTATGTCTATCTGTATCTTCTTACCTATTTTTTGTATGTTACGGAAATGTATGCTCAACAGCAGGAAAATGAGTCGCTTACTCACCTTGCATATGCAGATGGTCTTACCAATCTTCCTAACAGGTCTATGTGGACCAAACGAATGAATGAACTAAAAAGATCAGATGCAGATTACTGCGTGATCTCTATGGATCTTAACGGGCTAAAAGATGTTAACGACCGTCTGGGGCACGCATTTGGAGATGCCTATATAGCAGACTTTGCAACGACTATGGTCGAAACCTTCCCGGAAAATGTATTTGTTGCCAGAATAGGTGGTGATGAATTTGTGGCTGTCCTTGATAATTCTACGCCTAAAGAGGTTGAGAGCTATATCTATGATCTTACAGAAAAACTACGAGTTCAGGATGTTCTTGATTATGGATTTAGAAAGAGCGTTGCAGCAGGCTATGCTTACAGATCAGAACTTGACGAAGGGGATAAGAACGACCCGCAGAAAGTGTACCTTATTGCAGACAAGCGAATGTACGATGTAAAAAGACATATGCATAACAGTAAGAGGATTGGAGAGAGATAA
- a CDS encoding heparan-alpha-glucosaminide N-acetyltransferase domain-containing protein: MGKRLHTIDSIRGLTLISMILYHLCWDLVYIAGIRLDFYTSNTGFIWQQSICWSFILISGFCVAISNHPITRGLIVSLCGLAITVVTSIFLPEDIIIFGVLTFHGSAMIITGLLLPILEKIHPGILLFFSAFMFAVTRFISYGYIGFPGANVITLPQSLYTNYLTTYLGFPFPFFYSTDYFAILPWIFLFWCGFAICRLLKMPKKGTLLLKRPFYIRIPGISFIGKHSLVIYMLHQPVLYALVMLFVLGAVN; this comes from the coding sequence ATGGGTAAAAGATTACACACTATCGATTCTATCAGGGGTTTAACTCTCATTAGCATGATACTCTATCATCTTTGCTGGGATCTTGTATATATTGCAGGAATCCGGCTTGATTTTTATACCTCTAATACTGGTTTTATCTGGCAGCAGAGTATCTGCTGGTCATTTATTCTGATCTCCGGCTTTTGCGTAGCCATATCCAATCACCCTATAACAAGAGGTCTTATTGTCTCTTTATGCGGGCTTGCAATTACAGTCGTAACAAGTATTTTTCTTCCGGAAGATATAATCATCTTCGGCGTTCTGACTTTTCATGGAAGTGCGATGATAATAACAGGACTGTTACTTCCTATATTAGAGAAGATACATCCTGGTATTCTTCTTTTCTTTTCAGCCTTTATGTTTGCAGTAACAAGATTTATCTCATACGGATACATTGGTTTCCCAGGTGCAAATGTTATCACCCTTCCGCAGTCTTTATATACAAACTATCTGACTACATATCTGGGATTTCCATTTCCGTTTTTTTATTCTACAGACTACTTTGCGATCCTGCCCTGGATATTCCTGTTCTGGTGCGGTTTTGCAATCTGCCGTCTTTTAAAAATGCCTAAAAAAGGAACGCTTCTTTTAAAGCGTCCCTTCTATATACGTATTCCCGGTATTTCTTTTATCGGAAAGCACTCTCTTGTCATCTACATGCTGCACCAGCCTGTGCTGTACGCACTTGTGATGCTGTTCGTTCTGGGAGCAGTCAATTAG
- the tsaE gene encoding tRNA (adenosine(37)-N6)-threonylcarbamoyltransferase complex ATPase subunit type 1 TsaE translates to MNTTKIETNSSQETFEFGKRIGENAQPGQVYTLIGDLGVGKTVFTQGVAKGLGIEGPVNSPTFTILQVYEEGRIPFYHFDVYRIGDVSEMDEIGYEDCFYGNGISLVEWANLVEEILPEHYTEIRIEKDLSKGLDYRLISMTQF, encoded by the coding sequence ATGAATACAACAAAAATAGAAACCAATTCCTCGCAGGAAACATTTGAGTTTGGAAAAAGAATAGGAGAAAATGCCCAGCCGGGTCAGGTATATACACTGATCGGCGACCTTGGTGTTGGCAAGACCGTCTTTACACAGGGCGTAGCCAAGGGGCTTGGAATAGAAGGACCCGTTAACAGCCCGACATTTACTATACTTCAGGTATATGAAGAAGGAAGGATACCCTTCTATCACTTTGATGTATACCGCATAGGCGATGTGTCTGAAATGGATGAAATCGGATACGAAGACTGCTTCTATGGAAACGGCATCAGCCTTGTGGAATGGGCTAACCTTGTAGAAGAGATATTGCCTGAACATTATACGGAGATACGTATAGAAAAAGACCTGTCTAAGGGCCTTGATTACAGGCTTATCAGTATGACTCAGTTTTGA
- the tsaB gene encoding tRNA (adenosine(37)-N6)-threonylcarbamoyltransferase complex dimerization subunit type 1 TsaB yields MKILAIDTSGLTATVSVCEDDRLVATFSIQYKTTHSQILMPMIEKIKELTNLDLKSIDAIALAAGPGSFTGLRIGTATAKGLCLALGVPLIAVPTMDAMAYNLYGVERLICPMMDARRSQVYTGVYTFVPEKREDTSLYKYAMKTILDQKCASIDEIAEYLNAQGKPVTILGDGVPVYLDALEQKLHVPFSVASVSQDRQNAAALCAVAAQYMREGKAVDADSFAPEYLRPSQAERTAKENQKDANAGAVDGSDSANGAAGENTFGMKIPKVKERVFIRLMKAEDIDVAAALEKENLGREAWTLDQLLTASTRDDTIYLVAEKQGKVIGLCGVQNIQGDGEITNVSVAKDMRGEGVGYKMMRQLLERGRGIGIENYTMEVRSQNAAARRLYEKLGFKSDGKRPGFYDDPKDDAEIYWLRKKTDED; encoded by the coding sequence TTGAAGATTTTAGCTATAGATACATCGGGACTTACTGCAACAGTTTCAGTGTGCGAAGATGACCGCCTTGTTGCAACGTTCTCGATCCAGTACAAAACAACACATTCCCAGATCCTCATGCCCATGATCGAGAAGATCAAAGAGCTCACGAATCTGGATCTTAAAAGTATAGATGCCATAGCCTTAGCAGCAGGCCCTGGTTCTTTTACAGGACTTCGCATAGGAACAGCAACAGCTAAAGGCCTTTGCCTTGCGCTGGGTGTCCCGCTTATCGCAGTTCCTACCATGGATGCCATGGCTTACAACTTATACGGAGTAGAGCGCCTCATCTGTCCTATGATGGACGCAAGAAGGTCTCAGGTCTACACAGGCGTATATACATTTGTTCCTGAAAAAAGAGAAGACACATCCCTTTACAAATATGCAATGAAGACAATTCTGGATCAAAAGTGTGCTTCAATAGACGAGATCGCAGAATACCTTAATGCACAGGGAAAGCCTGTAACGATACTTGGAGACGGCGTGCCTGTATACCTTGACGCCCTTGAACAAAAGCTCCATGTTCCGTTTAGCGTAGCGTCAGTATCACAGGATCGTCAGAACGCAGCAGCTCTTTGCGCAGTAGCAGCTCAGTATATGCGCGAAGGTAAAGCAGTAGATGCAGACTCTTTTGCCCCGGAATATTTAAGACCTTCACAGGCAGAAAGAACCGCTAAGGAAAATCAAAAAGACGCGAATGCAGGAGCAGTTGATGGCTCTGATAGTGCTAATGGAGCAGCTGGTGAAAATACTTTTGGAATGAAGATTCCAAAGGTCAAAGAGCGCGTATTTATAAGACTTATGAAGGCTGAAGATATAGACGTGGCAGCAGCCCTTGAAAAAGAAAATCTTGGTCGTGAAGCCTGGACACTTGACCAGCTCCTTACTGCAAGTACAAGAGATGACACAATATACCTTGTAGCAGAAAAACAAGGTAAAGTCATAGGCCTTTGCGGTGTTCAGAATATTCAGGGCGACGGCGAGATCACCAATGTTTCTGTTGCTAAAGATATGCGAGGAGAAGGCGTAGGATATAAGATGATGCGTCAGCTCCTTGAAAGAGGCCGCGGCATTGGCATAGAGAATTATACTATGGAAGTTCGTTCTCAGAACGCTGCAGCAAGAAGGCTTTATGAAAAGCTTGGATTTAAGTCAGATGGCAAGCGCCCAGGATTTTATGATGATCCAAAGGATGATGCAGAGATTTACTGGCTCAGGAAGAAGACTGACGAGGATTGA
- a CDS encoding ribonuclease Z — MIDLCLLGTGGMMPLPYRYLTSLMVRYNGYSILVDCGEGTQMALRKVGWSPNPISMICFTHYHADHISGLPGMLLTMGNAERKEPLIMAGPKGLERVVNSLRVIAPELPFPIVYHEFSSAEEKLTLDGMPDFEVTAFKVNHNVMCYGYDFRLSRKGRFNVENANALEIPRNYWSRLQNGETITHEDGRTFTPDMVMGQARTGIHFTYVTDSRPTDSIVRHAEDADLFICEGMYGEPDKIQKAREKKHMTFYEAADMAKKAEVKEMWLTHYSPSLNSPKDYLHDTKKIFKNTIAAKDGRMVTLTFPEE; from the coding sequence ATGATCGATTTATGTCTCCTTGGAACTGGCGGAATGATGCCTCTTCCATACAGATACCTAACGTCTCTTATGGTACGTTACAACGGATACAGCATACTTGTTGACTGCGGCGAAGGAACCCAGATGGCTCTTAGAAAAGTCGGCTGGAGTCCTAACCCCATCAGTATGATATGCTTCACACATTATCACGCTGACCATATTTCAGGACTTCCCGGAATGCTCCTTACAATGGGCAATGCAGAACGTAAAGAGCCCCTTATAATGGCTGGCCCAAAGGGACTTGAAAGAGTTGTTAACTCCCTAAGAGTAATAGCACCTGAGCTTCCTTTCCCTATTGTATATCACGAATTTTCAAGCGCTGAGGAGAAGCTTACTCTTGATGGAATGCCTGATTTTGAAGTTACGGCATTCAAAGTTAATCATAACGTTATGTGCTACGGCTATGATTTCAGACTTTCAAGAAAAGGCCGCTTTAATGTAGAAAATGCCAATGCCCTCGAGATTCCAAGAAATTATTGGAGCAGGCTCCAGAACGGCGAAACAATAACTCATGAAGACGGAAGGACCTTTACCCCTGACATGGTAATGGGACAGGCTAGAACTGGAATCCACTTCACCTACGTTACTGATTCAAGACCTACAGATAGCATTGTAAGACATGCTGAGGATGCAGATCTTTTTATATGCGAAGGTATGTACGGCGAGCCTGATAAGATTCAGAAGGCAAGAGAAAAGAAACACATGACCTTCTACGAAGCTGCAGATATGGCTAAGAAGGCTGAAGTTAAAGAAATGTGGCTTACACACTACAGTCCTTCTTTAAATAGTCCGAAAGATTATTTGCATGACACCAAGAAGATATTCAAAAATACTATTGCTGCAAAAGATGGAAGAATGGTAACACTTACTTTCCCGGAAGAATAG
- a CDS encoding DUF6715 family protein, whose protein sequence is MAKKGKGILNSRIFQGTVMLLLGCAVAWAILTRFTSVLTTKPEEKVGTLSEVQTLATMNLDNSYPGTVDGVVTLFARITKAIYNEEYSDKELEKLCTKRYQLMDSELQDAQGSMEHYLASMKAEAKNKKDKNITISNYFVDDFNASSDIYTIDGDSHQYAKVNCRFVMREDSKAETYNYLFTMRKDTESGKNWKILGWEITLEDEATDPVTAICQRNLDNDYPENPEDVVEYFAYITTALYNESYSDAEFAKMSAARAYLYDDELLANQTDVDAQLKSEVLAKKDAGVVVAAFVVDDADDFKYKYVLDDYCASGNCMFSMRGTSERQILTYQFILTKDSQGRWKIHGWEIVEE, encoded by the coding sequence ATGGCAAAAAAGGGTAAAGGTATTTTAAACAGCCGTATTTTTCAGGGCACAGTAATGCTCCTTTTGGGGTGTGCTGTTGCATGGGCTATACTTACAAGGTTTACGTCCGTGCTTACCACAAAGCCTGAAGAAAAAGTCGGAACGCTTAGCGAGGTCCAAACCCTTGCTACCATGAATCTGGATAATTCCTATCCCGGAACCGTGGACGGCGTAGTTACTCTTTTTGCAAGGATCACTAAGGCAATATATAACGAGGAATATAGTGATAAAGAGCTGGAGAAGCTCTGTACCAAGAGATACCAGCTGATGGATTCTGAACTTCAGGATGCCCAAGGATCAATGGAGCATTACCTTGCTTCCATGAAGGCTGAAGCCAAGAACAAGAAAGATAAGAACATCACTATATCCAACTATTTTGTAGATGACTTTAATGCAAGCAGTGATATATACACAATAGACGGCGATTCGCATCAGTATGCCAAGGTCAACTGCAGGTTCGTTATGCGAGAAGACAGTAAGGCTGAGACCTACAATTATCTTTTTACTATGAGAAAAGATACTGAGTCTGGCAAGAACTGGAAGATACTGGGATGGGAGATAACCCTTGAAGATGAGGCTACAGACCCGGTTACTGCCATCTGCCAGAGAAATCTTGATAATGATTATCCTGAAAATCCTGAAGACGTAGTTGAATACTTTGCGTATATCACAACAGCGCTCTATAATGAGAGCTACAGCGATGCTGAGTTTGCTAAGATGAGCGCAGCAAGGGCCTACCTTTATGATGACGAGCTTCTCGCCAACCAGACAGATGTTGATGCCCAGCTCAAATCAGAAGTCCTGGCCAAAAAAGATGCAGGCGTTGTAGTTGCTGCATTTGTAGTTGATGATGCAGATGATTTTAAATATAAGTACGTACTGGATGATTACTGTGCATCCGGTAACTGCATGTTCTCTATGAGGGGAACCAGTGAAAGACAGATACTGACATATCAGTTTATATTAACTAAAGATTCCCAGGGCAGATGGAAGATTCATGGCTGGGAGATAGTTGAAGAATGA